The following are encoded in a window of Paenibacillaceae bacterium GAS479 genomic DNA:
- a CDS encoding ATP-dependent DNA helicase DinG, translated as MPSLQKLPFQLSKGEDIKTRSQQWIGDAFYEKLPHLGFEIREEQIYAAFQIYKSLVKKEKLLVEAGLGCGKTFAYLIGAVLHARLTQRPVVISCGSNSLVEQLLHPGGDIVKLMEALNIQIDARAAFESNQYICARKVQLQKRFRTRKAGLKDLIKWAETTKLGCRLEVPSVGDELWSFVQWEEGQDCGDCSVEYRCPTRRAREHYRKATDIIVCTHSYFFRHIRTKEILKEQGNLPLLPSYSAIIFDEAHLLEDSARRSLGEVLTLNFLLKTFDRILARGIRQSFALLLEEVRVKSIEMFNYFEIQKPQPLQKTPLKMSEGLTACIKSLHLMMNDVSEQLAIEEGITNAQNKNQLIWASLSSAEQTFKLLLTENQDRDHAIWLERGMDKDDEIALWAAPSSVINVMQEQVLSGGLPVIFSSATLAQGSSFDYTQKILGLDDANSMQVESPYDYANQCLVYIPDKNKMDSHNDRSFQQLAQQIIELITVSNGCSLVLFRDVATMNSVRNKIKKIAVNAPWNLLWEGDASTSHLLTEFIEDVTSVLFGVTFWEGISVVGPSLSQCIITQLPFPMDDPIMMVKKQQANAAGLDPFEVVDLPVMLMKLKQGTGRLIRSASDRGVISCVDISFRGTNYEKEVLGTFPSGACFTSDLLRVPEIIDSLSINDNL; from the coding sequence ATGCCTTCACTGCAAAAATTGCCTTTTCAATTAAGTAAGGGTGAGGATATAAAAACACGTTCCCAGCAATGGATTGGAGACGCTTTTTATGAAAAACTGCCTCATCTCGGGTTTGAAATTCGTGAGGAGCAAATTTATGCTGCCTTCCAAATTTATAAATCATTAGTTAAAAAGGAAAAGTTATTAGTAGAGGCAGGGCTCGGATGCGGAAAGACGTTTGCCTATTTAATAGGAGCTGTCCTACATGCTCGTTTGACTCAACGGCCTGTTGTAATATCCTGCGGATCCAATTCGCTTGTTGAACAATTACTACATCCCGGCGGCGATATTGTCAAACTCATGGAAGCGCTTAACATACAAATTGATGCTCGTGCTGCATTTGAATCTAACCAATATATATGTGCCAGGAAAGTACAGCTTCAAAAGAGATTTCGCACAAGAAAGGCGGGATTGAAGGACCTTATAAAATGGGCGGAGACGACGAAGCTAGGGTGCCGGTTGGAAGTACCCAGTGTAGGCGATGAGCTTTGGAGTTTTGTACAGTGGGAAGAAGGTCAGGATTGCGGTGACTGTTCGGTAGAATATCGTTGTCCTACACGACGTGCTCGCGAACATTATCGCAAGGCCACCGACATTATTGTCTGCACTCACTCCTATTTTTTTCGTCATATCCGCACAAAAGAAATTTTAAAAGAACAAGGTAATCTGCCCCTGCTCCCAAGCTACTCGGCAATTATTTTTGATGAAGCGCATCTTCTTGAAGATTCAGCGAGGCGATCTTTAGGAGAAGTACTTACGCTTAACTTTTTGTTGAAAACCTTTGACAGAATACTGGCTCGCGGAATTCGCCAGTCGTTTGCCCTCCTTTTGGAGGAGGTCAGAGTGAAGTCCATCGAAATGTTTAATTATTTTGAGATTCAAAAACCTCAACCGCTCCAAAAGACGCCCCTAAAAATGTCGGAGGGACTTACTGCTTGTATTAAATCACTCCATTTAATGATGAATGATGTCTCTGAACAGCTTGCCATTGAGGAAGGAATCACAAATGCCCAGAACAAAAACCAATTAATATGGGCGAGCTTAAGCAGCGCAGAACAGACGTTTAAGTTACTGCTTACCGAGAATCAGGACCGGGATCATGCGATTTGGCTTGAACGGGGAATGGATAAGGACGATGAAATTGCACTTTGGGCAGCGCCAAGCAGCGTTATAAATGTCATGCAGGAACAAGTATTAAGTGGAGGATTGCCGGTTATTTTCTCAAGTGCGACGTTAGCGCAAGGTTCTTCATTTGACTATACGCAAAAAATACTTGGCCTCGATGATGCTAACTCCATGCAAGTCGAATCACCTTACGATTACGCCAATCAATGTCTGGTTTATATTCCGGATAAAAATAAAATGGATTCCCATAATGACAGGTCATTCCAGCAGTTAGCGCAACAGATCATTGAATTGATCACGGTATCAAATGGATGCTCGCTCGTTTTATTTAGAGATGTGGCGACAATGAATTCTGTCAGAAATAAAATTAAAAAAATAGCTGTTAACGCACCTTGGAATCTATTGTGGGAAGGGGATGCGAGCACATCTCATTTACTAACTGAATTTATAGAGGATGTAACGTCGGTTCTATTCGGTGTGACCTTCTGGGAAGGGATAAGCGTTGTTGGGCCATCTCTGTCTCAATGTATTATCACACAGCTGCCGTTTCCGATGGATGACCCTATTATGATGGTGAAAAAGCAACAAGCAAACGCCGCCGGCCTCGATCCATTCGAAGTAGTAGACTTGCCCGTAATGTTAATGAAGCTGAAGCAAGGTACAGGACGACTTATCCGTAGCGCTTCTGACCGTGGGGTCATTAGTTGTGTTGATATTTCTTTCAGGGGTACCAATTATGAAAAAGAAGTGCTTGGAACCTTTCCATCAGGAGCATGTTTTACGAGTGATCTATTGCGAGTTCCGGAGATTATTGAT